The Medicago truncatula cultivar Jemalong A17 chromosome 4, MtrunA17r5.0-ANR, whole genome shotgun sequence genome includes a region encoding these proteins:
- the LOC11438172 gene encoding uncharacterized protein, whose protein sequence is MAKLEEEPTSSIQQHQQQAPYSYMLLLNIMSKRRTWACLFFLVYGTLLASSWNFLKSMLSWYNLQAQSSTSGWPAIYASVLLGTVFGLLSMVAALVIMVPAVMVTWITIVVLLAFFGKPRRTLVVEGRKITGEIFSFVIKILLKEGNVVAAVCAVLGYFVLVRRNSE, encoded by the coding sequence ATGGCAAAATTAGAAGAAGAACCAACATCATcgattcaacaacatcaacaacaagcACCATATTCATACATGTTACTGTTGAACATAATGAGCAAAAGAAGAACATGGGCATGTCTATTTTTCCTTGTTTACGGTACCCTTTTAGCTTCTTCATGGAATTTTCTCAAATCAATGCTTTCTTGGTACAATTTACAAGCTCAATCATCAACCTCTGGTTGGCCTGCAATCTATGCATCTGTTCTTCTTGGAACTGTTTTTGGTTTGCTTTCAATGGTTGCTGCTTTGGTTATTATGGTTCCTGCAGTTATGGTGACGTGGATAACCATAGTTGTTTTGTTGGCTTTTTTTGGAAAACCTAGGAGGACTTTGGTGGTTGAAGGGAGGAAGATTACTGGTGAAATTTTCAGTTTTGTCATTAAGATTTTGCTGAAAGAAGGGAatgttgttgctgctgtttGTGCTGTTTTGGggtattttgttttggttagaAGGAATAGTGAATGA